Proteins found in one Triticum urartu cultivar G1812 chromosome 4, Tu2.1, whole genome shotgun sequence genomic segment:
- the LOC125550678 gene encoding uncharacterized protein LOC125550678 isoform X3, protein MQGGSEPKAQFTGLTGLLSFFGLLLLLAFYAAHCCHKNLVLGSSMPLAIKMMPLFHHLVGSHAVILAAKFPLCVWGNCLQFSLSVLLVHLVLNFCTKGDVEM, encoded by the exons ATGCAGGGCGGTTCCGAACCCAAAGCGCAGTTTACAG GATTGACGGGGCTGCTCTCATTTTTCGGTTTGCTACTGCTCCTTGCATTCTATGCTGCTCATTGTTGTCATAAGAAC TTGGTTCTTGGGTCCTCCATGCCGTTAGCCATCAAG ATGATGCCGCTCTTCCACCATCTTGTCGGCTCACATGCTGTTATTCTTGCTGCCAAG TTCCCGTTATGTGTTTGGGGTAACTGTCTACAGTTCAGTTTATCTGTTCTTCTGGTGCATCTTGTTCTAAACTTCTG CACCAAGGGAGATGTAGAAATGTAA
- the LOC125550678 gene encoding uncharacterized protein LOC125550678 isoform X2: MQGGSEPKAQFTGLTGLLSFFGLLLLLAFYAAHCCHKNVMCSSLVLGSSMPLAIKMMPLFHHLVGSHAVILAAKFPLCVWGNCLQFSLSVLLVHLVLNFCTKGDVEM, translated from the exons ATGCAGGGCGGTTCCGAACCCAAAGCGCAGTTTACAG GATTGACGGGGCTGCTCTCATTTTTCGGTTTGCTACTGCTCCTTGCATTCTATGCTGCTCATTGTTGTCATAAGAACGTGATGTGTTCTTCG TTGGTTCTTGGGTCCTCCATGCCGTTAGCCATCAAG ATGATGCCGCTCTTCCACCATCTTGTCGGCTCACATGCTGTTATTCTTGCTGCCAAG TTCCCGTTATGTGTTTGGGGTAACTGTCTACAGTTCAGTTTATCTGTTCTTCTGGTGCATCTTGTTCTAAACTTCTG CACCAAGGGAGATGTAGAAATGTAA
- the LOC125550678 gene encoding uncharacterized protein LOC125550678 isoform X1, whose protein sequence is MKLTPLSRSYYLVRFDSSLFLSSVSFPLAGLTGLLSFFGLLLLLAFYAAHCCHKNVMCSSLVLGSSMPLAIKMMPLFHHLVGSHAVILAAKFPLCVWGNCLQFSLSVLLVHLVLNFW, encoded by the exons ATGAAACTGACCCCACTTTCTCGTTCTTATTACCTTGTGCGATTTGATTCCTCACTTTTCCTTTCTTCTGTTTCCTTTCCTCTTGCAGGATTGACGGGGCTGCTCTCATTTTTCGGTTTGCTACTGCTCCTTGCATTCTATGCTGCTCATTGTTGTCATAAGAACGTGATGTGTTCTTCG TTGGTTCTTGGGTCCTCCATGCCGTTAGCCATCAAG ATGATGCCGCTCTTCCACCATCTTGTCGGCTCACATGCTGTTATTCTTGCTGCCAAG TTCCCGTTATGTGTTTGGGGTAACTGTCTACAGTTCAGTTTATCTGTTCTTCTGGTGCATCTTGTTCTAAACTTCTGGTAG